TTCTTGCCGCCGCCGCTGTATCCGGTCAGCGAAAACGCCGTCAGTTCCGCGTCCGCCGGTATGACGCCCGCCTCGACGAGGGGGAAGACCAGCGCGACGAAGCCGCTCGCGTGGCAGCCGGGAACGGCGACGCGGTTCGAGCTTTTAACGGCGCTTCTGTGCGCGGCGGAAAGCTCCGGGAAGCCGTACGCCCACCCGGGCGCGACGCGGTGCGCGGTGGAGGCGTCGATCACCGCGGTGCCGACGGAATCGGCTATCGCGGCGGCCTCCCTCGCGGCGTCGTCCGGCAGGCAGAGCACCGCGACGTCCGCGGCGGCTATCGCCTCCGTGCGCGCGGAAACGTCCTTGCGCAGCTCCTCGGGGAGCGTCAGCGGTTCGACTCCGCCGAGCCCGCGCAGGCGTTCGTTGATGCGCAGTCCCGTCGTTCCGGCGCTGCCGTCTATGAATACTTTTATGACCGGTTTGTTCAGCATGGATTTTCGCTTTCCGTGTTATTTCTGGTATTTCGCCTTCGCCTTGGCGGCGACCTTCACGGGCAGTCCGAAGAGGTTGATGAAGCCCGCGCTGTCCGCCTGGTTATAGACCTCGTCCTCGTCGAAGGTGGCGATCTCCGGATCGTAGAGGGAGTAGGGGGAGGTGACTCCGGCGTTGATGATGTTGCCCTTGTAGAGCTTGAGCTTGACGTCGCCGGTGACGGTCTCCTGCGTCTTGTCGACGAAGGCGGAGAGCGCCTCGCGCAGCGGCGTGAACCACTGGCCGAAGTAGACGAGCTCGGCGAACTTCTGCGCGACGAGCTCCTTATAATGCTGGGTGTCGCGGTCGAGGGTGATCGTTTCGAGCACCTGATGGGCGCGGAAGAGGATCGTGCCGCCGGGAGTTTCGTAAACGCCGCGGCTCTTCATTCCGACGAGGCGGTTTTCCACGAGGTCGGCGAGGCCGATGCCGTTCTTGCCGCCCAGCTCGTTGAGTTTCTCCACGAGCTCGACGGGGCCGTACTCAACGCCGTCTATCGCGGTGGGGATACCCTTCTCGAAGTGAAGCGTCATATAGGTCGGCTCGTCGGGCGCCTGCTCGGGCGAAACGCACATTTCGAGGAAGCCGGGCTTGTTGTACTGCGGCTCGTTGGCGGGATCCTCGAGGTCGAGTCCCTCGTGCGAGAGGTGCCAGAGGTTTTTGTCCTTGGAATAGTTCGTCTCGCGGTTGATCTTCAGCGGTATGTCGTGCGCTTCGGCGTATTCGATCTCTTCCTCGCGGCTCTTGATGTCCCATTCGCGCCAGGGGGCGATGACCGCCATATCGGGAGCGAACGCCTTTATCGTCAGCTCGAAGCGGACCTGGTCGTTGCCCTTGCCGGTGCAGCCGTGGCAGATGGCGTCCGCGCCCTCCGCCTTCGCGATCTCGACGATGCGCTTGGCGATGGAGGGACGGGCGAAGGAGGTGCCGAGCAGGTAGTCGCCCTCGTATACGGCGCCCGCCTTGACGGTCGGGAAGATGTAATCCTCGACGAACTCCTTGCGCAGATCCTCGATATAGAGCTTGGAAGCGCCGGTCTTCAGCGCTTTCTCCTCGAGGCCGTCGAGCTCGGTGCCCTGGCCGACGTTGCCGGAAACGGCGATAACTTCGCAGTTGTTGTAATTCTCTTTCAGCCACGGAATGATTATCGAAGTATCAAGTCCGCCGGAATATGCAAGAACTACCTTTTTGATGTCTGATTTTTTCATTTTGTTGCCTCCGAATGTGTAAATTATTCAAATTATGTGAATAATTATACTCGCATATTCGGATTTGTCAATAGTAAAAATGAAAAAATTTACACTAAATCGTCTCAATATATACCGAAGTTATGGAATATTTGACCAAAAGTGTATATTTACGTTCAAAAAATGAATATAAACACGGACGCCCGTGTTTTTATCGCATATTTCGGGAAGGTCAGACCATCTTCTCCTGCTTGACCTTTTTATCGATGACGTGGCGCGAAGCGAGCTCGCGGAGTATTTCGTCGTTGGAGATGCCCATTTCCGCCATCAGCACCATGACGTGGTAGCAGAGGTCGGCGATCTCGTATATCGTTTCGGCGCGGTCGCCGCCCTTGCCGGCGACGATGACCTCGGTGGATTCCTCGCCGATCTTTTTCAGTATCTTGTCTATGCCTTTTTCGAAGAGGTAGGTGGTGTAGCTGCCTTCCTTTTTGTCGGTCTTGCGTCCCTTGATGAGCTCCATAAGCGCGTCGAGGGAGAAGGCGGAGTTTTCGTCGGAAACGTAGACGGCGTTGAAGAAGCAGCTGTCGCTGCCGGTGTGGCAGGCGGGCCCCTCCTTTTTGACGCGTACGAGCAGCGCGTCGAGGTCGCAGTCGGCGGTGATATCGACGACGCGTTGAACGTTGCCGGAGGTCTCGCCCTTGCGCCAGAGCTCGCCGCGCGAACGCGACCAGAAGCAGGTGCGCCCCTCCTTCATCGTGATTTCGAGCGATTCGGCGTTCATATAGGCGACGGTGAGCACCTTGCCGGTCTCGGCGTCGACGACGACCGCGGGGATCAGACCGTCGGCGCCGTATTTCAGTTCGTTTGCGTTTATCAGTTTCATACTTTTACCCTCCGGACGTTCACGCCCGCTTCGGCGAGCGCGTTTTTAAGATCGGGGATCGTCACTTCGCGGAAGTGGAATATCGAAGCGGCGAGTCCCGCGTCGACGTTCGGCGCTTCGCGGAAGAGGGTGACGAAGTCCTCTATGCTGCCCGCGCCGCCGGAAGCGATGACCGGAACGCCGGCGTCGCCGCAGACGTCGCGGAGCATTTCGATATCGAAGCCGCCCTTGACTCCGTCGGTGTCGATGGAGTTGAGCACTATCTCGCCCGCGCCGGACGCGACTCCGCGCTTTACCCATTCGATCGCGTCGATGCCGGTGTCGTCGCGGCCTCCGCGCGCGAAGACGACGAATCTGCCGCCGACGCGCTTGCAGTCGACGGAGAGGACGACGCACTGGTCGCCGTAACGCTTCGCCGCCTTTTCGATGAGCGAGGGATCGCGGATCGCGCCGGAGTTGACGCTGACCTTGTCCGCGCCGCATTTGAGCACGCGGTCGAAGTCGTCGAGTGTGTTTATCCCGCCGCCGACGGTGAGCGGAATGAAAACCTTGCCTGCGGTTTCGCGCAGCGCGTCGGTGAAGAGCGAACGCCCCTCGGCGGAAGCGGTGATGTCGTAAAAGACCAGCTCGTCCGCGCCGTTTTTGTCGTAGTATTCAGCCAGCTCGACAGGGGAGGAAACGTCTCGCAGCCCCTCGAAGTTGACCCCCTTGACCACGCGCCCGCCGCGGACGTCGAGGCAGGGAATGATGCGTTTCGTTATCATTTGACCGCCTCCAATGCCTCGGCGACCGTCAGCCGCCCCTCGTAGAGAGCGCGGCCGAGTATCGCGCCGTAAACGCCCGTTTCCGCGAGCTTTTTCAGCTCGCCGGCGCTCGAAACGCCGCCCGAGGCGACGAAATCCATATCGTATTCGGCGGTCAGCCGGCGGTAAAGTTCGGCGTTCGAGCCGCCGAGCATACCGTCGCGGGAAACGTCGGTGCAGATGACGCAGCGCACTCCGGCGTCCTGCAGCTCGCCGCAGAACTCGAAGCATTCGCGCCTGCTGACCTCGCGCCAGCCGCGCACCGCGACGAAGCCGTCCTTGACGTCGACGCCGACGGCGACGCGTTCGCCCCATTTGGAAACGAGCTTCCGCAGCAGGCCGGGGTCGGAGACCGCGGCCGTGCCGAGTATCACGCGCCACACGCCCGCCTCGAGGTACTTCTCGGCGACCTCGGCGGAGCGGATGCCGCCGCCGATCTCGACCTTCAGACCGGAGGTCGCGGCGAGGCGCTTTACGACCGCGAAGTTCGGCGTGCCGCCGTCCCGCGCGCCCTCGAGGTCGACGGCGTGCAGGAACTTCGCCCCCTGCGCCGCGAACTTTTTCGCGAACGCGGGCGGGTCGTCGGAGTAGACGGTCATCTTATCGTAGTCGCCCTGCATGAGCCGGACGACTTTGCCGCCGTATATGTCGATGGCGGGAAAAATCTCCATAAAAGAAATGCCCTTTCTATTTCAGCTCCGCGAAGGCGGAGAGTATCGCGAGCCCCACGCGGCCGCTTTTTTCGGGGTGGAACTGCATGCCGTAGACGCTGCCGCGCTCCGCTGAAGCGGTCAGCTCCGCGCCGTACTCCGTGTACGCGGAGACGTACTGCGGCTCGGTCGCTGCGTAGTAGGAGTGGACGAAGTAAACGCAGTCGCCCTCGTTTATTCCGGCGAAGAGGCGGCTTTTCGGCCTGCCGGCGGGGAAACGCAGCGCGTTCCAGCCGATCTGCGGGATTTTCAGGTCGGCGCCTTCGGGAAGCGCCGAGGCGATCGGCACGATCTCGCCGGGGATGAGCCCGAGCCCTTCGTGTTCGCCGTATTCGCGGCTGCGGTCAAACAGAAGCTGCATACCGAGGCAGACGCCGAGCAGCGGCTTGCCAGCGGCGGCCTGCTCGCGGATGACCGCGTCCAGTCCGCTTTCGCGCAGCTTCGCCGCCGCGTCCGCGAACGCGCCGACTCCGGGGAGCACCACGCGGTCGGCGGAGCGTATGACCTCCGCGTCGCCGGTGACGACCGCGTCGGCGCCGACGGCCTTGAAGGAGCAGGCGAGGGAAAAGAGGTTGCCCACGCCGTAGTCTACTATCGCTGTCATAAAATGCCTTTCGTCGACGGAATGCGTCCGCCGAGCCGTTCGTCGAGCGCGCAGGCCGCGCAGAGCGTTCTGCCGAACGCCTTGAACGCCGCCTCCGCGATGTGATGCGAGTTGCGCCCGTCGAGCTTCTTTATGTGAAGCGTGACGGGGCAGGCGCGCGTGAAGCCGTGGAAAAACTCCTCTATAAGCTCCACGTCGAAGTCGCCGATGCGCTTCGCCCGTATGCCGAGGTCGAGCGCGAGGAAGGTGCGGCCGGAGATATCGAGCGCGCAGAGCACGAGCGCCTCGTCCATCGGCAGAATGACGCTTCCGTAGCGCGTGATTCCCGTCTTGTCGCCGAGCGCCTGCCCGAACGCCTTGCCGATGCAGATTGCGACGTCCTCGACGGTGTGGTGGAAGTCGACGTTGAGGTCGCCCTTGCACTTTACGTCGAGGTCGAAGCGGCCGTGCTTCGCGAAGAGCGTCAGCATGTGGTCGAGGAAGCCGACTCCGGTGGAAACGGCGGCGTTGCCGCTGCCGTCTATATTCAGCTTAACGGCGATATCGGTCTCTGCGGTCTTTCTTTTGATTTCAGCGGTCCTCATTTTGCACCTCCGAGTATTTCGGTCAGCGCGGAGACGAGTGTTTCGCATTCGCTCCGTGAGCCGACGGTTATTCTCAAATGATCTTTTATTTTCGGTACGTTGAAATGCCTGACGAGCACGCCGCGCGCCTTCAGCTTCGCGCAGAGCTCCGCGCCGTCGCAGCCGGGGAAGCGGACGAAGACGAAGTTCGCCTCCGACGGAGTCGTTTCGCCGCCGAGCGCCTTCAGCTCGCCCGAAAGATATTCGCGTTCGCGGATTATCTTCGCGCAGCAGTCGCGATAGTAGCCGCCGTCCTTGAGCGCGGCCGCGCCGCAGAGCTGCGTCAGGCGGTTGACGTTGTAGGGGTTGAAGGAGTATTTCAGCTTCTCCAGGTCGGCTATGATCTCCGGCGGGCCGAAGGCGAAGCCGAGCCGCGCGCCCGCCATCGAGCGCGACTTGGAGTAGGTGCGCACGACGAGCACGTTCGGCAGCTCCTTTATCAGCGGCAGGGCGCTTTCCGCGCCGAAGTCGACGTAGGCCTCGTCGACGCAGAGGACGCGGTCGGGAATGCTTTCCGCGATCTCGCGCAGCTGCGAAACGGGCAGCGCGATCCCCGTCGGCGCGTTCGGGTTGGCGATGACGACGTTTCCGTCGACGCCGAGGAAGCGGCGGTAGTCTATCGACAGGTCGTCCTCCATCGGCACTGCCTTGTACGGCGCGCCGTAAAACTGCGCGAAAACGGGGTAGAAGCCGTAGCTTATCTCCGGGCAGTACGCCGCGGTCTCGCCGCCGCAGTAGGCGGCGAAGAAGAAGGAGAGCGTTTCGTCCGAGCCGTTGGAAACGAAGACGTTTTCGGGCTTCACGCCGTACTCGTCCGCCAGCGCGGCCTTCAGCGCGGCGCAGGTCGGGTCTGAGTATAGGCGCAGGTCTTCAAGCTCGCCGCGGCTCACCGCTTCGAGCACGGAGGGCGACGGCGGATAGGGCGATTCGTTCGTATTCAGCTTTACGTATTTGCGGTCGCGCGGCTGTTCGCCGGGGACGTACGCCTCGAGCGCTTCGAGGCGCGGCAGCATGAAACGGCTCATTCTTTCTCCCTCCGCGCAAGCGCCGAACGCGCGTGCGCTTCAAGTCCCTCGGCGCGCGCGAAGTACGCGATGTCGTCGCATACCGCGTCGAGCGCTTCGGGCGTGTAGTATGTATAGGATGACTTTTTGCAGAAATCGTCGACGGAGAGCGGGCTCGAGAAGCGGGCGGTGCCTCCGGTCGGGAGCGTGTGGTTGGTGCCGGAGAAGTAGTCGCCGAGCGGCTCCGGGCAGCTCCTGCCGAGGAAGACCGAGCCGGCGTCGCGCACCAGCGGGAGCAGGGCGAAGGGGTCCTCCACCGCGAGCTCCAGATGCTCCGGCGCGAGCGCGTTGGACATTTCCACCGCCGCCTCAACGTCGGATACGAGTATTATCTTGCCGTTGCCGTCTATTGACGCGCGGGCGATCTCGGCGCGCGGGAGCAGCGGTATCTGACGCTCCAGCTCCGCGCTGACCGCCTCGGCTTCTTCGCGGCTGACGGTGACGAGCGCCGCGGTCGCGTTCCTGTCGTGCTCCGCCTGCGAGAGCAGGTCGGCGGCGAGCACGCGGGGGTCGTTCTTCCCGTCGGAAACGACGAGTATCTCGCTCGGTCCGGCGATCATGTCTATCGCGACGAGCCCGTAGACCTGCCGCTTGGCTTCGGCGACGAAGGCGTTGCCCGGTCCGACGATCTTATCGACCCGCGGCGCGCTTTCGGTGCCGTAGGCGAAGGCGGCGACCGCCTGCGCTCCGCCGAGCTTGAAAACGCGGTGCACGCCCGCTATCTTCGCGGCGGCGAGTATCGCCGGCGGAACGGTGCCGTCAGCGGAGGGCGGCGTGGTCATTATTATCTCGCCTACTCCCGCGAGGGAGGCGGGTATCGCGTTCATCAGCACGGAGGAGGGATACCTCGCCGTGCCGCCCGGAACGTAAAGCAGCACCTTCGCGAGCCCCGCCACGCGCTGCCCGAGCACGATGCCGTCGCGCTCCTTGACTACGCTCGACCCGCGCACCTGCGCGGAGTGGTATTCGCGTATGTTGGCCGCCGCCTTTTCCATGACGGCGACGAGCCGCGGATCCGCCTTCGCGGCGCCGCCGGCGTACTCCTCCGCGGTCAGCTCGAAGGAGTCGAGCCGCGTGCGGTCGAAGCGCTCGGTGAATTCGCGCACGGCTTCGTCGCCGCGTTCGCGCACCTCGCGCAGTATGTTCGCCACCGCGTCGGTCACGCCGGAAACGGCGTTTTCGCGAAGCAGTATCTCGCTGAGCGGCACGGAGGCGCTGTCGAGTATCCTTATCATTTCAGGCCTCCTTCCAGCCCGCTGACGAGGGCGTTTATCAGGTCCGTCTTGAATTTGCAGCTGACCTTGTTTGCGATCAGCCGCGCGCTTATCGGAACGATGTCCTCGAACGGCTCGAGGTCGTTTTCCAGCAGGGTCTTGCCCGTTTCGACAATGTCGACGATGACGTCGGATATGCCGAGTATCGGCGCGAGCTCGATGGAGCCGTTGAGGCGGATGATGTCTATCTGCCTGCCCTTTTTCATGTAGAAATCGCGGGCGATGTTGGGGAATTTGGTCGCGACGCGCAGGGCGCGCTCGGTGTTGTCGGCGAAGCCCTTTTTGCCGGCGACCGCCATCCGGCATTTACCGAGCCCGAGGTCGAGCAGCTCATAGACGTCGGGGGAGTACTCCAGCAGGATATCGCTGCCGGCGACTCCGCAGTCGGCAGCTCCGCGCTCGACGTAGATCGCGACGTCGGAGGGCTTTACCCAGAAGTAGCGCACCCGCGTTTCGGGATTCTCGAATATCAGCTTGCGGTTTGCCTCGCGTATCGACGGACAGCCGAAGCCGGCCTTCTCGAAGCGCTCGTAGACGGCTTCGCCGAGCCGCCCCTTCGGCAGCGCGACGTTAAGCATCTCATTCGGCATCGGTTATCGCTCCTTTCACGAGCTTTTTGACCTCGCGGCAGCGGAGTCCCGCGCCGTCGCGCGAAACGCGCACGCTCTTTCCGGCGCCGTTCAGCGCCTTCACGGCGCGCATCGTTTCCTCCGGCGCGGCGTCGCCGCAGAGGAGCAGCACATCCGCGTCGTATTCCGGCGCGCAGTCGAGGTCCGCGAGCGTGTCGCGGTAGACGGCGAAGCCGATCGCCTGCGCGTTTTTGCCCAGTTTCTTCAGAAGGTTATCGTAGCGGCCGCCGGAGATTACCGCGCGGGTGACGCCCTTGACGAAGCCGCGGAAGATTATCCCGTTGTAATAACTCATGTCGCTGACGACGGAGAAATCGAGCCGCAGCTTATCCGCTTCGCCGGCGGCGTCCATCACGGAGTATACGCGCTCGAGCTCCGCCAGCGCCGGCTGCGCGGCTTCGGGCAGGAGCGAACGCAGGCGCGGCAGCAGCTCGGCGAAACCGCCGTAGAGCTGCGCCAGCTCCGCGAGCGCGTCCGCCTTCGCGGCGGGAACGCCGCTTTCCGCGCAGAGCGCGCGAAGACCGTGCGCGTTTTTCGCGGCGAGCAGCTTCAGCGCGGCGTCGCGGTCGAGCCCCGCATCGTCGATGACCGCCTGCGGTATCCCGACGTGCGAAACGTCCAGCACGCAGTCGCCGCTTATCAGCTCAAGACTTTTTACCGCGAGCGAAAGCACCTCGCATTCGGAGTAAAGGTCGATCGCGCCCATGCATTCCAGGCCGGACTGCATTATCTCGCGGAACTCGCCGGAGGCGTCGTCGAGCCGGTAGACGTTTTCGTCGTAGTAAAACTTCGACGTGCCGCCGTCGTCGCGGCAGCTTTTGGCGATGGAGAGCGTGACGTCGGGCTTCAGCGCCAT
The genomic region above belongs to Clostridia bacterium and contains:
- a CDS encoding argininosuccinate synthase produces the protein MKKSDIKKVVLAYSGGLDTSIIIPWLKENYNNCEVIAVSGNVGQGTELDGLEEKALKTGASKLYIEDLRKEFVEDYIFPTVKAGAVYEGDYLLGTSFARPSIAKRIVEIAKAEGADAICHGCTGKGNDQVRFELTIKAFAPDMAVIAPWREWDIKSREEEIEYAEAHDIPLKINRETNYSKDKNLWHLSHEGLDLEDPANEPQYNKPGFLEMCVSPEQAPDEPTYMTLHFEKGIPTAIDGVEYGPVELVEKLNELGGKNGIGLADLVENRLVGMKSRGVYETPGGTILFRAHQVLETITLDRDTQHYKELVAQKFAELVYFGQWFTPLREALSAFVDKTQETVTGDVKLKLYKGNIINAGVTSPYSLYDPEIATFDEDEVYNQADSAGFINLFGLPVKVAAKAKAKYQK
- a CDS encoding bifunctional phosphoribosyl-AMP cyclohydrolase/phosphoribosyl-ATP diphosphatase HisIE, producing MKLINANELKYGADGLIPAVVVDAETGKVLTVAYMNAESLEITMKEGRTCFWSRSRGELWRKGETSGNVQRVVDITADCDLDALLVRVKKEGPACHTGSDSCFFNAVYVSDENSAFSLDALMELIKGRKTDKKEGSYTTYLFEKGIDKILKKIGEESTEVIVAGKGGDRAETIYEIADLCYHVMVLMAEMGISNDEILRELASRHVIDKKVKQEKMV
- the hisF gene encoding imidazole glycerol phosphate synthase subunit HisF, giving the protein MITKRIIPCLDVRGGRVVKGVNFEGLRDVSSPVELAEYYDKNGADELVFYDITASAEGRSLFTDALRETAGKVFIPLTVGGGINTLDDFDRVLKCGADKVSVNSGAIRDPSLIEKAAKRYGDQCVVLSVDCKRVGGRFVVFARGGRDDTGIDAIEWVKRGVASGAGEIVLNSIDTDGVKGGFDIEMLRDVCGDAGVPVIASGGAGSIEDFVTLFREAPNVDAGLAASIFHFREVTIPDLKNALAEAGVNVRRVKV
- the hisA gene encoding 1-(5-phosphoribosyl)-5-[(5-phosphoribosylamino)methylideneamino]imidazole-4-carboxamide isomerase codes for the protein MEIFPAIDIYGGKVVRLMQGDYDKMTVYSDDPPAFAKKFAAQGAKFLHAVDLEGARDGGTPNFAVVKRLAATSGLKVEIGGGIRSAEVAEKYLEAGVWRVILGTAAVSDPGLLRKLVSKWGERVAVGVDVKDGFVAVRGWREVSRRECFEFCGELQDAGVRCVICTDVSRDGMLGGSNAELYRRLTAEYDMDFVASGGVSSAGELKKLAETGVYGAILGRALYEGRLTVAEALEAVK
- the hisH gene encoding imidazole glycerol phosphate synthase subunit HisH, which produces MTAIVDYGVGNLFSLACSFKAVGADAVVTGDAEVIRSADRVVLPGVGAFADAAAKLRESGLDAVIREQAAAGKPLLGVCLGMQLLFDRSREYGEHEGLGLIPGEIVPIASALPEGADLKIPQIGWNALRFPAGRPKSRLFAGINEGDCVYFVHSYYAATEPQYVSAYTEYGAELTASAERGSVYGMQFHPEKSGRVGLAILSAFAELK
- the hisB gene encoding imidazoleglycerol-phosphate dehydratase HisB, coding for MRTAEIKRKTAETDIAVKLNIDGSGNAAVSTGVGFLDHMLTLFAKHGRFDLDVKCKGDLNVDFHHTVEDVAICIGKAFGQALGDKTGITRYGSVILPMDEALVLCALDISGRTFLALDLGIRAKRIGDFDVELIEEFFHGFTRACPVTLHIKKLDGRNSHHIAEAAFKAFGRTLCAACALDERLGGRIPSTKGIL
- a CDS encoding histidinol-phosphate transaminase — encoded protein: MSRFMLPRLEALEAYVPGEQPRDRKYVKLNTNESPYPPSPSVLEAVSRGELEDLRLYSDPTCAALKAALADEYGVKPENVFVSNGSDETLSFFFAAYCGGETAAYCPEISYGFYPVFAQFYGAPYKAVPMEDDLSIDYRRFLGVDGNVVIANPNAPTGIALPVSQLREIAESIPDRVLCVDEAYVDFGAESALPLIKELPNVLVVRTYSKSRSMAGARLGFAFGPPEIIADLEKLKYSFNPYNVNRLTQLCGAAALKDGGYYRDCCAKIIREREYLSGELKALGGETTPSEANFVFVRFPGCDGAELCAKLKARGVLVRHFNVPKIKDHLRITVGSRSECETLVSALTEILGGAK
- the hisD gene encoding histidinol dehydrogenase, with the translated sequence MIRILDSASVPLSEILLRENAVSGVTDAVANILREVRERGDEAVREFTERFDRTRLDSFELTAEEYAGGAAKADPRLVAVMEKAAANIREYHSAQVRGSSVVKERDGIVLGQRVAGLAKVLLYVPGGTARYPSSVLMNAIPASLAGVGEIIMTTPPSADGTVPPAILAAAKIAGVHRVFKLGGAQAVAAFAYGTESAPRVDKIVGPGNAFVAEAKRQVYGLVAIDMIAGPSEILVVSDGKNDPRVLAADLLSQAEHDRNATAALVTVSREEAEAVSAELERQIPLLPRAEIARASIDGNGKIILVSDVEAAVEMSNALAPEHLELAVEDPFALLPLVRDAGSVFLGRSCPEPLGDYFSGTNHTLPTGGTARFSSPLSVDDFCKKSSYTYYTPEALDAVCDDIAYFARAEGLEAHARSALARREKE
- a CDS encoding ATP phosphoribosyltransferase, whose amino-acid sequence is MLNVALPKGRLGEAVYERFEKAGFGCPSIREANRKLIFENPETRVRYFWVKPSDVAIYVERGAADCGVAGSDILLEYSPDVYELLDLGLGKCRMAVAGKKGFADNTERALRVATKFPNIARDFYMKKGRQIDIIRLNGSIELAPILGISDVIVDIVETGKTLLENDLEPFEDIVPISARLIANKVSCKFKTDLINALVSGLEGGLK
- a CDS encoding ATP phosphoribosyltransferase regulatory subunit, yielding MISDAYENGINGRDFGALYRKLGYKPFRMNRFEEYSLYAENRSFLVCDSVITFNDRRGRLMALKPDVTLSIAKSCRDDGGTSKFYYDENVYRLDDASGEFREIMQSGLECMGAIDLYSECEVLSLAVKSLELISGDCVLDVSHVGIPQAVIDDAGLDRDAALKLLAAKNAHGLRALCAESGVPAAKADALAELAQLYGGFAELLPRLRSLLPEAAQPALAELERVYSVMDAAGEADKLRLDFSVVSDMSYYNGIIFRGFVKGVTRAVISGGRYDNLLKKLGKNAQAIGFAVYRDTLADLDCAPEYDADVLLLCGDAAPEETMRAVKALNGAGKSVRVSRDGAGLRCREVKKLVKGAITDAE